A stretch of Faecalibacterium duncaniae DNA encodes these proteins:
- a CDS encoding nucleotidyltransferase family protein: MAELCRKNALPSVGCVIMASGLARRFGSNKLLADFGGRPLLFRALEVTATPALAARVVVTRSAKVKALCDAQAVPCLLHSLPGRNDTVRLGLEALLEQCPNLAGCIFLPGDQPLLQRETLEALITAFAQTQKETERAIFRLGARAADGPDTVVGSPVLFGCGYFPALRTLPEGKGGSVVLKAHPEQVQIVYAQRREELLDADTPEVLEELSAIAAQWCVT; encoded by the coding sequence ATGGCAGAGTTGTGCAGAAAAAACGCCCTCCCTTCGGTGGGATGCGTCATCATGGCATCGGGGCTGGCCCGGCGGTTCGGCTCCAACAAGCTGCTGGCCGATTTCGGGGGCCGCCCCCTGCTCTTCCGGGCGCTGGAGGTCACCGCCACCCCTGCCCTTGCCGCCCGGGTGGTCGTGACCCGCTCTGCCAAGGTAAAGGCCCTGTGTGATGCACAGGCCGTTCCCTGCCTGCTCCACAGCCTGCCGGGCCGGAACGACACTGTTCGGCTGGGGCTGGAGGCGCTGCTGGAGCAATGCCCCAATCTTGCAGGCTGCATCTTCCTGCCCGGAGATCAGCCCCTGCTGCAGCGGGAGACGCTGGAAGCCCTGATCACTGCTTTTGCCCAGACACAAAAAGAAACAGAGCGGGCGATCTTCCGGCTGGGAGCCCGGGCCGCAGATGGCCCGGACACTGTTGTCGGAAGTCCCGTTCTGTTTGGATGCGGATATTTTCCCGCTCTGCGCACCCTGCCCGAGGGCAAGGGCGGCAGTGTTGTGCTCAAGGCTCACCCTGAGCAGGTACAGATCGTTTACGCCCAGCGGCGGGAAGAACTGCTGGATGCAGATACGCCGGAAGTTCTGGAGGAGCTCTCCGCCATTGCAGCGCAATGGTGCGTCACCTGA
- a CDS encoding FAD binding domain-containing protein, with amino-acid sequence MMTIREYKRAESLEEAWQLNQKRNNRVIGGMIWLKMENINVGTAIDLSGLGLDKIEETAEGFSIGAMVPLRQIELHEGLNAYTEGAVRESVRHIVGVQLRNLATVGGSIYSRFGFSDVLTMFLALNASVELYKGGIVPLSEYAQRPYDRDILVRVIVPKEQAAFCYQSVRNSQTDFPVLTCAAAKTAGGFRLAIGARPGKAVLYTLQPNAAETPELTAARFAAEVRANIRTESNMRGSAEYRNHLAGVLVKRAVLKLEGNR; translated from the coding sequence ATGATGACGATCCGGGAATACAAACGGGCCGAAAGCCTCGAGGAAGCCTGGCAGCTCAACCAGAAGCGAAACAATCGGGTCATCGGCGGCATGATCTGGCTCAAGATGGAGAATATCAATGTCGGCACCGCCATCGACCTGTCGGGCCTTGGGCTGGACAAAATTGAGGAAACGGCCGAGGGCTTTTCCATCGGGGCCATGGTGCCCCTGCGGCAGATCGAGCTCCACGAGGGGCTCAATGCCTACACGGAGGGCGCTGTGCGGGAATCTGTGCGCCACATTGTGGGCGTGCAGCTGCGCAACCTTGCCACCGTGGGCGGCAGCATTTACAGCCGTTTTGGCTTTTCCGATGTTCTGACCATGTTCCTGGCCCTGAACGCTTCGGTGGAGCTCTACAAGGGCGGCATCGTACCGCTTTCGGAGTATGCTCAGCGCCCGTACGACAGGGATATCCTGGTACGGGTCATCGTGCCGAAAGAGCAGGCAGCGTTCTGCTATCAGTCGGTGCGCAACAGCCAGACGGATTTTCCGGTGCTGACCTGTGCCGCCGCGAAAACGGCCGGGGGCTTCCGGCTTGCCATTGGTGCCCGGCCTGGCAAGGCAGTGCTGTATACCCTGCAGCCCAATGCCGCCGAAACGCCGGAGTTGACCGCCGCCCGCTTTGCCGCTGAGGTGCGGGCAAACATCCGGACGGAGAGCAACATGCGCGGCAGTGCGGAATACCGCAATCATCTGGCCGGGGTGCTGGTTAAGCGCGCTGTGCTGAAATTGGAAGGGAACAGGTGA
- a CDS encoding (2Fe-2S)-binding protein — protein MQVNIILNGTKVTAEAAPDTLLIDFVRAHGCYSVKRGCETSNCGLCTVFLDDVPVLSCSVLAARADGHRVTTLEGLQEEAAEFGAFIADQGAEQCGFCNPGFIMNALALFREKEYPTEEEIKEYLAGNLCRCSGYEGQLRGIQNFLAWKKAKQEGAE, from the coding sequence ATGCAGGTGAATATTATTCTGAACGGAACCAAAGTCACGGCAGAGGCCGCACCGGACACCCTGCTCATCGATTTTGTCCGCGCACACGGCTGTTACAGTGTCAAGCGCGGCTGCGAGACCTCCAACTGCGGCCTGTGCACCGTCTTTCTGGATGATGTGCCGGTGCTGTCCTGCTCTGTGCTGGCCGCCCGTGCCGACGGCCACAGGGTGACCACGCTGGAGGGCCTGCAGGAGGAGGCTGCTGAGTTCGGTGCTTTTATCGCCGATCAGGGTGCAGAGCAGTGCGGCTTCTGCAACCCGGGCTTTATTATGAACGCCCTCGCCCTCTTCCGGGAAAAGGAATACCCCACTGAGGAGGAGATCAAGGAATATCTCGCGGGCAACCTCTGCCGCTGCTCCGGCTACGAGGGCCAGCTGCGGGGCATCCAGAATTTCCTCGCCTGGAAAAAAGCAAAACAGGAGGGTGCCGAATGA